Proteins from a genomic interval of Thamnophis elegans isolate rThaEle1 chromosome 2, rThaEle1.pri, whole genome shotgun sequence:
- the LOC116504662 gene encoding uncharacterized protein K02A2.6-like: MSSSEFQTDRFRQPRNRHCGPKKARMDCQAILRKATQDLSCHQLQKKIQLTVTVEGKPCEMELDTGSATSIVSWSTIKSLLPQLSKRQLQDCNLTLRDYQGNLIPVIGTRKVRVQFKGFDGRLPLIIVEGRLPSLLGLDWFQSLGLQISGIHHLSESALDCLVAEFPAVFDGSLGKYTGTPVSFNLDPSVQPVRMKPRRVPIALKPKVDAELDKLVAQGILEPVDHARWETPIVLPIKPDGSVRICADYRCSINRALPSNAYPVPVVQHLLHTLGEGTVFAKLDLAQAYQQLVVDDEAAEAQTIITHRGAFRCRRLQFGVSIAPGLFQSLMERLLQGLRGVVPYFDDVLVSATSLDELMARLHLVLQRFQQVGLKVKRDKCQVAVAQIEFLGFLIDGSGIHPTAAKTKAIVEAPAPTNRAELQAFLGLLNFYAVFLPHKASVAEPLHRLLDSGAPWVWGRREASAFQAVKQLLISNDVLVQYSEHLPLVLACDASPYGVGAVLCHQLPSGAEVPVAYFSRTLSASERNYAQIDKEALAIVAGVRRFHHYLYGRPFQIVTDHKPLLRLLAGDRPAPQVLSPRMTRWFVFLASYEYQLHHRPGKQIAHADALSRCPLPEALEDPAAAAPVFLIDDLNLPLSAADIARESARDQVISRVLDWVKRGWPKDPVDPVYLPFKSRLAELSVQRGCLLWGHRVVVPASLRTTVLRQLHHAHPGIVRMKALGRSYVWWPKLDQNIADHVAGCPQCQSAQALPPKAEPRTWEPPSTPWSRIHVDFAGPIHGRMLFIAVDAFSKWVEVVHMSSTTADALIATLRHLFATHGLPDVLVSDNGPQLTATKFEAFLASHGIRHALTSPFHPASNGLAEHAVRSVKEALSKLDHLPWQERIDAFLLAQHSTPSPETNTSPAERLMGRRLRTTLDHLHPAYSAQTPLDSRGGSRSFAQGEAVYARNYVGHPLWLPGIITDQTGPCSYRVRLLDGRVW; this comes from the coding sequence AtgtcctcctctgaattccaaacCGATCGGTTCCGACAACCGAGGAACCGACATTGTGGCCCCAAGAAGGCCAGGATGGACTGTCAGGCCATCCTCCGAAAGGCCACCCAGGATCTTTCCTGCCACCAGCTCCAAAAAAAGATACAGCTAACTGTTACCGTGGAAGGAAAACCCTGCGAAATGGAGTTAGACACCGGATCCGCAACTTCCATCGTGTCCTGGAGCACGATTAAGAGCCTGCTACCACAGCTGTCAAAACGCCAATTACAAGACTGTAATCTGACGTTAagagactatcagggcaacctgatccCAGTAATTGGCACCCGCAAAGTCAGAGTGCAGTTCAAGGGGTTCGACGGCCGGTTACCCCTCATCATAGTGGAAGGCCGGTTGCCCAGCCTTCTCGGCCTCGATTGGTTCCAGTCCCTAGGCTTACAGATCAGCGGAATCCACCATCTAAGCGAGTCAGCGCTTGATTGCCTAGTAGCAGAGTTCCCTGCGGTGTTCGATGGCTCTCTAGGCAAATACACTGGCACACCCGTGTCGTTCAACCTTGATCCGTCAGTCCAGCCGGTGCGAATGAAGCCTCGCAGAGTTCCCATCGCTCTCAAACCAAAGGTGGATGCCGAGCTGGACAAACTGGTGGCTCAAGGCATCCTCGAACCAGTGGACCATGCCAGATGGGAAACACCCATTGTGTTACCCATCAAGCCAGATGGCAGTGTAAGGATTTGTGCTGACTACCGCTGCTCGATCAACCGTGCCCTGCCTTCCAACGCATACCCGGTGCCAGTGGTCCAGCATTTGCTGCACACTTTGGGCGAGGGGACTGTTTTCGCGAAGCTCGACCTCGCCCAAGCTTATCAACAGCTGGTGGTGGACGATGAAGCAGCGGAAGCCCAAACAATCATCACACACCGGGGTGCTTTCCGTTGCCGCAGATTGCAGTTTGGGGTCAGCATCGCCCCAGGACTGTTCCAGAGTttgatggagcggctgctccaaggACTCAGAGGCGTCGTGCCCTATTTCGACGACGTCCTCGTGTCAGCCACTTCCCTGGATGAACTAATGGCCCGGTTGCACTTAGTTCTCCAACGTTTCCAACAGGTGGGACTGAAGGTCAAGAGAGATAAGTGCCAGGTtgcggtagcccagatagaaTTCCTTGGGTTCCTTATTGATGGCAGTGGCATCCACCCCACGGCTGCCAAGACTAAAGCCATCGTGGAGGCCCCTGCCCCCACCAACAGAGCTGAGttacaggcctttttaggcctacTTAATTTTTACGCTGTTTTTCTGCCCCACAAAGCATCAGTCGCAGAGCCGCTCCATCGCCTCCTAGACTCAGGCGCACCCTGGGTTTGGGGCCGTAGGGAAGCTTCCGCTTTCCAAGCTGTCAAGCAGCTCCTCATCTCCAACGATGTTCTGGTACAATACAGCGAGCACTTACCTCTCGTGCTCGCTTGTGATGCTTCCCCTTACGGGGTGGGCGCCGTCCTTTGCCACCAGTTACCCAGCGGAGCAGAGGTGCCAGTTGCCTATTTTTCACGCACGCTCTCTGCCTCTGAACGTAACTATGCCCAAATTGATAAAGAGGCTCTTGCCATTGTGGCTGGGGTGCGCCGGTTCCACCATTACTTGTACGGCCGCCCATTCCAAATTGTCACCGATCACAAGCCCCTACTCAGGTTGCTGGCTGGAGATCGCCCTGCCCCTCAGGTTCTCTCCCCACGCATGACCCGCTGGTTTGTTTTCCTCGCGTCATACGAATACCAGCTGCACCACAGACCGGGGAAGCAGATCGCACACGCCGacgccctcagccgttgccccctGCCAGAGGCCTTGGAAGACCCTGCTGCTGCCGCACCTGTCTTCCTTATAGACGACCTCAACCTTCCACTCTCTGCCGCCGACATCGCCCGGGAGTCCGCAAGGGATCAGGTAATTTCCCGGGTGCTAGACTGGGTTAAGCGAGGGTGGCCAAAAGACCCCGTAGACCCCGTTTACCTCCCCTTCAAGTCACGCCTGGCGGAGCTATCCGTTCAGCGCGGCTGTTTGCTGTGGGGCCATAGGGTTGTCGTGCcggcctcactgaggactaccgtcCTGCGGCAGCTGCATCACGCCCACCCAGGAATTGTCcgaatgaaagccttaggtaGAAGCTATGTTTGGTGGCCCAAGCTGGACCAAAACATAGCCGACCATGTCGCCGGCTGCCCACAATGCCAGAGTGCCCAGGCGCTGCCACCTAAAGCAGAGCCGCGAACGTGGGAGCCCCCTTCCACCCCATGGTCCCGAATTCACGTTGACTTTGCAGGCCCCATTCACGGCCGAATGCTCTTTATTGCTGTTGACGCCTTCTCGAAATGGGTCGAGGTCGTCCACATGTCCTCCACTACTGCAGACGCGCTAATCGCGACCCTGCGCCACCTTTTTGCCACCCATGGCCTGCCCGACGTGTTGGTGTCCGATAACGGACCGCAACTGACAGCAACCAAGTTTGAGGCTTTCCTTGCTTCCCACGGCATCCGACATGCCCTCACCTCCCCGTTCCATCCCGCTAGCAATGGCTTGGCGGAGCACGCTGTTCGCTCCGTCAAAGAGGCTCTTTCCAAATTAGACCACCTTCCCTGGCAGGAACGAATTGACGCCTTCTTGCTAGCCCAACACTCTACCCCCTCGCCAGAGACGAACACGAGCCCAGCCGAGCGTCTCATGGGACGGCGGTTGCGGACAACCCTGGACCATTTGCACCCCGCTTATTCCGCTCAGACCCCATTGGATTCCCGGGGAGGGTCCCGCTCCTTCGCccagggggaggcagtgtatgccCGGAATTATGTAGGAcatcccttgtggctaccggGCATAATCACTGACCAGACCgggccctgctcctacagggtcaggctccTCGACGGCAGAGTCTGGTAG